One segment of Pseudoalteromonas rubra DNA contains the following:
- the mutL gene encoding DNA mismatch repair endonuclease MutL, translating into MSIEILPARLANQIAAGEVVERPASVVKELVENSIDAGATRIQIDIERGGHKLIRIRDNGAGIVKDELTLALSRHATSKLKTLDDLECIASLGFRGEALASISSVSRLTLSSKPAEQETAWQAFAEGRDMTVQIQPTAHPNGTTIEVKDLFFNTPARRKFLRTEKTEFSHIDELIKRIALSRFDLALTLTHNQKVIRQFRARPDPYSVERVAQVAGKIFAQQASFVESGHDGLKLYGWVLPVGSSNQTQYTYVNGRMMRDKLILHAIRQAFEETAGAVDTPGFVIYLELDPTQVDVNVHPAKHEVRFHQARLIHDFIVQAVKQVVLSESPELPLPVAEPQLATNVINDAQEPLSPSVSEQFTLQDTRQHQAYRSPLQSDYGSVQDSARAPVSGAGSAAFTANPGYRSGAKSSNSSGSAKSRQVNVNELYQGMATVADMPQLAPVVDEQIKPQRTEVTRFLVLAEGAVLFTQEGELRLGHCRDGLIEAWQAQIEQDGTLQGKALLLPVRVNLSAEEITSVVAQESWLTLLGFAIQAHERYVMIKKLPLSLYSLDVPQCLEKVLSVCAMKEQTLDAWLNWLQVTTPAGYFYSQHFAAVAEKIIKNGRSCAQIEAKAVTIDQSKLSSLSQQER; encoded by the coding sequence GTGAGCATTGAAATTTTACCAGCCAGGCTGGCCAACCAGATAGCTGCGGGTGAGGTGGTTGAGCGTCCCGCGTCAGTGGTCAAAGAGCTGGTTGAAAACAGCATTGATGCCGGTGCGACACGCATTCAGATAGACATAGAGCGTGGCGGCCATAAACTGATCCGGATCCGGGATAATGGTGCTGGAATCGTCAAAGATGAATTGACTTTGGCGTTGTCCCGTCACGCAACCAGTAAGCTGAAAACTCTGGACGACCTGGAGTGTATTGCTTCACTGGGGTTTCGTGGTGAAGCCCTCGCTTCAATCAGCTCGGTATCGCGGCTAACTCTGAGCTCCAAGCCAGCAGAGCAGGAAACGGCTTGGCAGGCATTTGCCGAGGGTCGTGATATGACGGTTCAGATCCAACCAACAGCACACCCCAATGGCACCACTATTGAAGTGAAGGATCTGTTCTTTAATACGCCGGCGAGGCGTAAGTTTTTGCGTACTGAAAAAACTGAATTCAGCCATATTGATGAGCTGATCAAACGCATTGCATTGAGTCGCTTTGACCTGGCTTTGACGCTCACTCATAACCAGAAAGTGATCAGACAGTTTCGTGCCCGGCCTGATCCATACAGCGTAGAGCGAGTTGCTCAGGTTGCCGGTAAAATCTTTGCACAACAAGCAAGTTTTGTTGAGTCTGGCCATGATGGCCTGAAGTTGTATGGCTGGGTCCTGCCAGTGGGCAGCAGTAATCAAACTCAGTACACTTACGTGAATGGCCGCATGATGCGAGATAAGCTCATTTTGCATGCTATTCGACAAGCGTTTGAAGAAACCGCTGGGGCCGTTGATACACCCGGGTTTGTGATTTATCTGGAGTTGGATCCCACTCAGGTTGATGTCAATGTACATCCGGCTAAGCATGAAGTGCGCTTTCATCAGGCCCGGCTGATCCATGACTTTATCGTACAGGCTGTGAAACAGGTGGTGCTCAGTGAGTCCCCGGAATTACCTTTACCGGTGGCCGAGCCTCAGCTGGCGACCAATGTTATAAATGACGCTCAAGAACCCCTCAGCCCGTCGGTGTCTGAACAGTTTACTTTACAGGATACACGTCAACACCAGGCATATCGCTCGCCGTTACAGAGTGACTATGGATCGGTGCAAGATAGCGCTCGGGCTCCTGTTTCAGGAGCTGGCTCCGCAGCGTTTACGGCCAACCCAGGTTATCGTAGTGGTGCGAAAAGCAGCAACAGTTCAGGCTCTGCTAAGTCCCGGCAAGTTAATGTAAACGAGCTATATCAGGGGATGGCTACGGTTGCTGATATGCCGCAGCTGGCACCTGTGGTAGACGAGCAGATAAAACCACAGCGCACAGAAGTAACCCGTTTTCTTGTCTTGGCTGAAGGAGCCGTGCTTTTTACTCAGGAAGGTGAGCTCAGGCTGGGGCACTGTCGAGATGGTCTGATTGAGGCCTGGCAGGCGCAAATTGAGCAAGATGGTACCTTACAGGGCAAAGCCTTGTTGTTGCCGGTGCGCGTTAACCTCAGTGCGGAGGAAATTACGAGCGTGGTAGCGCAGGAATCCTGGCTGACATTATTGGGCTTTGCTATTCAGGCACATGAGCGTTATGTGATGATTAAAAAGCTGCCGCTAAGTTTATACAGCCTGGACGTGCCACAGTGCCTTGAAAAGGTACTGAGTGTTTGCGCAATGAAGGAGCAGACACTGGATGCCTGGTTAAACTGGCTACAAGTAACCACCCCCGCAGGATATTTTTATTCGCAACACTTTGCGGCAGTGGCAGAAAAAATCATAAAAAATGGCAGAAGCTGTGCTCAAATTGAGGCAAAAGCGGTTACAATAGATCAAAGCAAGTTATCAAGCTTGTCCCAACAAGAACGGTGA